Proteins co-encoded in one Epinephelus moara isolate mb chromosome 11, YSFRI_EMoa_1.0, whole genome shotgun sequence genomic window:
- the neurod6a gene encoding neurogenic differentiation factor 6-A: MLTFEKPPSNHTGSPFRTSWATNQLVRPVKPEPGRAPEDTFESGREDGREGEEEEEEEEEEEEQTGGLRRRGPHKKKLSQARLDRVRLRRIEANARERNRMHGLNNALDSLRKVVPCYSKTQKLSKIETLRLAKNYIWALSEILSSGKRPDLLTFVQTLCKGLSQPTTNLVAGCLQLNSRSFLSEPGGDSFSLYPAYHHHHGMEAVSNSSADSGRAVRPFGSLFGPYEALYDSPSPDSSSPLDAGTLSPPINFNGIFSLKHEEPAERSCHYGLRYCSISSQGSSAELGPYDIHLRGQFYQVQEELNKPFHS, translated from the coding sequence ATGCTGACTTTTGAGAAGCCGCCCTCCAACCACACCGGCAGTCCCTTCAGGACCAGCTGGGCCACCAACCAATTAGTCAGACCGGTGAAGCCGGAGCCTGGCAGAGCCCCGGAGGACACGTTTGAGTCCGGGAGAGAGGATGGCagagagggggaagaggaggaggaggaggaggaggaggaagaggaacagACGGGCGGTCTGAGGAGAAGGGGTCCTCATAAGAAGAAGCTGAGCCAGGCCCGACTGGACCGGGTGCGTCTGCGGCGCATCGAGGCCAACGCGCGGGAGAGGAACCGGATGCACGGCCTCAACAACGCGCTGGACAGCCTGAGGAAAGTGGTGCCGTGTTACTCCAAGACGCAGAAGCTGTCCAAGATAGAGACGCTCCGCCTGGCCAAGAACTACATCTGGGCCCTCAGTGAGATCCTGAGCTCCGGGAAAAGGCCGGACCTGCTCACGTTCGTGCAGACCCTGTGCAAGGGTCTCTCCCAGCCCACCACCAACCTGGTGGCCGGCTGCCTGCAGCTCAACTCCCGCAGCTTCCTCTCGGAGCCGGGCGGGGACTCGTTCTCCCTCTACCCGGCCTATCACCACCACCACGGGATGGAGGCGGTGAGCAACAGCTCGGCGGACAGCGGCAGAGCCGTGCGGCCCTTCGGCTCCCTCTTCGGGCCCTACGAGGCTCTGTACGACAGTCCGTCCCCGGACAGCTCCAGCCCGCTGGACGCAGGGACCCTCAGCCCACCCATCAACTTCAACGGGATTTTCTCCCTGAAACACGAGGAGCCGGCGGAGCGGAGCTGTCACTACGGCCTCCGGTACTGCTCCATCAGCAGCCAGGGCTCCTCCGCAGAGCTCGGCCCGTATGACATCCACCTCCGGGGCCAGTTTTACCAGGTGCAGGAGGAACTGAACAAGCCTTTCCACAGTTAA